Proteins from a single region of Desulfobacterales bacterium:
- a CDS encoding ACT domain-containing protein: MEKIIITVVGPDRPRIVATVSKALFAKECNIENVSHTTLQTEFAGIFIASIPENFNLQDIHKSLKDKLIPLGLDVHVKLVNPPEFSQVTGEPFVITTRGPDRKGLVASITGIIADYGINIARFRAVFKGGSEPDKNIMIYEIDVPNGVDQNKFCSDLKEKANELGLEANVQHRKIFEVINRI, encoded by the coding sequence ATGGAAAAAATTATTATTACAGTAGTTGGGCCGGATAGACCTAGAATAGTTGCGACTGTTTCTAAAGCTCTTTTTGCAAAAGAATGTAATATTGAAAATGTAAGTCATACGACTCTTCAAACAGAGTTTGCAGGAATCTTTATTGCGTCTATTCCAGAAAATTTTAATTTGCAAGATATTCATAAAAGTTTAAAAGATAAACTTATTCCACTTGGGCTTGATGTTCATGTCAAACTGGTTAATCCTCCAGAATTTTCTCAAGTTACTGGAGAGCCTTTTGTTATTACTACGAGAGGGCCAGATAGAAAAGGTCTTGTAGCGAGTATTACGGGTATTATTGCGGATTATGGAATCAATATAGCTCGATTTAGGGCGGTGTTTAAAGGCGGAAGCGAGCCTGATAAGAATATAATGATTTATGAAATAGATGTTCCCAATGGAGTTGATCAAAATAAATTTTGCAGTGATTTAAAAGAAAAAGCTAATGAACTTGGCCTTGAAGCTAATGTTCAACATAGAAAAATATTTGAAGTTATTAACCGAATATAA
- a CDS encoding PFL family protein: MLTETEIISTIEMLNNENLDVRTITLGINILDCVSHDIKIFKENIFEKITNVSKDLVYVCNQIGDKYGIKVVNKRISVSPIAAAAGNFNSDQMVEIAHTMNDAAKKVQIDFIGGFTALVEKGISKGAMALIEAIPKALFETDRVCASVNVAATHAGINMDAVLMMGRAIKKAAELSAHQDGLACAKLCVFANIPPDCPFMAGAYLGIGEADAVINVGVSGPGVVKKAIERALSLDSKLDLGQISEIIKRTACKVTRVGELIGREVAENLNIGFGIVDLSLAPTPNVGDSVGEIFQALGLHSIGVPGTTAALAMLNDAVKKGGAFASSHVGGLSGAFIPVCEDLNIAEAAQKGFLSIEKLEAITSVCSVGLDMVPIPGDIPADVISAIIADEMAIGVINNKTTATRLIPVPNKKAGDNVFFGGLLGQATIIEVKNAHGPNNFVMHGGRIPAPIKSLGN; the protein is encoded by the coding sequence ATGCTTACAGAAACTGAAATCATTTCAACCATTGAAATGTTAAATAATGAAAACCTTGATGTTAGAACTATTACCCTTGGAATTAATATTTTAGACTGCGTAAGTCATGATATAAAAATTTTCAAGGAAAACATATTTGAAAAAATAACTAATGTTTCTAAAGACCTTGTTTACGTATGCAATCAGATAGGAGATAAATACGGAATTAAAGTTGTAAATAAACGTATATCTGTAAGCCCTATTGCTGCAGCCGCTGGAAATTTTAATTCTGATCAAATGGTTGAAATAGCTCACACAATGAATGATGCTGCTAAAAAAGTTCAAATTGATTTTATAGGAGGCTTTACAGCTCTTGTTGAAAAGGGAATATCTAAAGGAGCTATGGCTCTTATAGAAGCTATTCCAAAGGCTCTATTTGAAACTGATAGAGTATGCGCATCTGTGAATGTTGCGGCAACCCATGCTGGGATAAATATGGATGCAGTTTTGATGATGGGAAGAGCTATAAAAAAAGCTGCGGAGCTTTCAGCTCATCAAGACGGACTTGCTTGCGCAAAATTATGTGTTTTTGCTAATATACCACCAGATTGTCCATTTATGGCTGGAGCTTATTTAGGTATCGGAGAAGCTGACGCTGTAATTAATGTTGGAGTAAGCGGCCCTGGAGTTGTAAAAAAAGCAATTGAGCGAGCTTTATCTTTGGATTCGAAACTTGATTTAGGACAAATTTCTGAAATTATAAAACGTACTGCATGTAAAGTTACAAGGGTTGGCGAGCTTATTGGAAGAGAAGTTGCTGAAAACCTAAATATTGGTTTTGGAATTGTTGATCTTTCCCTTGCGCCTACTCCTAATGTTGGTGATAGTGTAGGCGAAATATTTCAAGCTCTTGGGCTTCATAGTATTGGCGTGCCTGGAACAACAGCGGCTCTTGCCATGCTCAATGATGCTGTAAAAAAAGGAGGCGCATTTGCAAGTTCCCATGTTGGTGGTCTTTCAGGGGCATTTATTCCAGTATGTGAAGATTTAAATATAGCTGAAGCCGCTCAAAAAGGTTTTTTATCAATTGAAAAGCTTGAAGCAATCACATCTGTATGTTCAGTAGGACTTGATATGGTTCCTATTCCGGGCGATATTCCTGCTGATGTAATTTCAGCTATTATCGCTGACGAAATGGCTATTGGAGTTATTAATAATAAAACTACAGCTACTCGTTTAATTCCTGTACCAAACAAAAAGGCTGGAGATAATGTTTTTTTCGGAGGACTTTTGGGTCAAGCTACTATAATTGAAGTTAAAAATGCTCATGGACCTAATAATTTTGTTATGCACGGCGGACGAATCCCAGCTCCAATTAAAAGTTTGGGCAATTAG
- a CDS encoding cytidylate kinase-like family protein: protein MLYTNLYVPSTYSSKRPSADVLVSRYIKEWEVQKEKAKQAAKKENIVMPPCICFSRPIGVGALEIADIISEKTKYRVVDRQILEKISTQANISEYTASIFDERFPGQIEQLMGMLFGEKSFAVSDYLKQLTKALLSIAHIETTIFVGRGAYLILPRDRILAVRIIGSKDYRINRVAKIMNISNDVAAKEVACIDKDQNDFFKKLYGKSEVGASEFDLVLCRDHIKNAQDTAEIILFAFKQKFGAELDKC from the coding sequence ATGTTATATACAAATTTATATGTTCCATCTACATATTCTTCTAAAAGGCCGAGTGCTGATGTCCTTGTTAGTAGATATATAAAAGAATGGGAAGTTCAAAAGGAAAAAGCAAAACAAGCAGCAAAGAAAGAAAATATAGTAATGCCGCCATGTATATGTTTTTCACGACCAATAGGTGTTGGTGCGCTTGAAATCGCTGATATAATATCAGAAAAAACAAAATACAGAGTTGTTGACAGGCAAATATTAGAAAAGATATCAACTCAAGCAAATATTAGTGAATATACCGCATCTATATTTGATGAACGTTTTCCTGGCCAAATCGAGCAGCTCATGGGTATGCTGTTTGGAGAAAAATCTTTTGCAGTGAGTGACTATTTAAAACAGTTAACTAAAGCTTTACTCTCGATAGCGCATATTGAAACAACTATTTTTGTCGGAAGAGGTGCTTACCTTATACTTCCAAGGGATAGAATTTTAGCTGTTCGAATTATAGGTAGCAAAGATTATAGAATAAACAGAGTTGCTAAAATTATGAATATTAGTAATGATGTTGCAGCAAAAGAGGTCGCATGTATTGATAAGGATCAGAATGATTTTTTTAAAAAATTATATGGGAAGAGCGAAGTCGGTGCATCTGAATTTGATTTAGTTTTATGCAGAGATCATATAAAAAATGCTCAGGATACAGCAGAAATAATTTTATTTGCCTTTAAGCAAAAGTTTGGCGCAGAGTTAGATAAATGCTAA
- a CDS encoding YwbE family protein: MDGQTRLNIKQGLKVKIVLKQDQKSGKLTEGIVKDILTNSPSHTHGIKVRLFSGDVGRVKEICG, encoded by the coding sequence ATGGATGGTCAAACAAGATTAAATATAAAGCAAGGTCTTAAAGTCAAGATCGTATTAAAACAAGATCAAAAAAGTGGTAAATTAACTGAAGGCATTGTTAAAGATATATTGACAAATTCTCCTTCACATACTCATGGCATAAAAGTAAGATTATTTAGTGGAGATGTCGGACGCGTCAAAGAGATATGTGGATGA
- a CDS encoding YaiI/YqxD family protein has translation MTLYIDGDAFPNLLKPILFRAIERLKLTTFVISNKRINLGESKHITYIIVDSGPDEADNRIVEMVKEGDLIITADIPLADRIITKNAHAIDHRGKFFSVDNIKQYLSMRNLMQEIRDTGEITKGPSPFNQKDAYKFANQLNQFFSKQKPN, from the coding sequence ATGACACTTTACATTGACGGAGACGCTTTCCCTAACCTGCTAAAACCTATTTTATTTCGTGCCATTGAACGGCTCAAACTAACGACATTTGTAATATCAAACAAACGTATCAATCTGGGTGAATCAAAACATATTACTTACATCATAGTTGACTCTGGACCTGACGAAGCAGATAACCGAATTGTAGAGATGGTTAAAGAAGGTGATCTGATCATCACCGCAGATATTCCACTCGCTGACCGTATCATAACAAAAAATGCCCATGCAATAGACCACCGTGGCAAATTTTTTAGTGTTGATAACATCAAACAATATCTATCAATGCGTAATTTAATGCAAGAAATTCGTGATACTGGTGAAATTACTAAAGGGCCATCACCTTTCAACCAAAAAGATGCGTATAAATTTGCGAACCAATTGAATCAATTCTTTTCAAAGCAAAAACCAAATTGA
- a CDS encoding potassium channel protein, whose protein sequence is MVLAIFLLILIIDIGTVGYMFIEKWDAFDAMYMTAISLTTVGFSEVHQLSTWGRLFTIFILFAGVSFFMYIAGGVVQFMLEGHIQNMLGRRKLDKVIGKLKNHYIVCGYGRIGRVLCGKLVAKPIDIVVIDKNEELVEIMKEDGVTYIIDDSLHESTLIRAGIHKAKALIAVLSTDAENVFLVLTARQLNPDIYIMARSSNNETKSKLIAAGATSVESPYDIGAISMAQRVLRPTVTNFLDMAFTDNRKEILMEEIAINAKSSLINLNLKNSGIRQTFNLIIIAIKKSNGDMLFNPSYEYVLSDGDTVIAVGEASNLLKLEKVLDP, encoded by the coding sequence ATAGTTTTAGCAATATTTCTTTTAATTCTAATTATAGATATTGGAACAGTGGGTTACATGTTCATTGAAAAATGGGATGCTTTTGATGCTATGTATATGACAGCAATTTCTTTAACTACAGTCGGTTTTTCTGAAGTTCATCAACTTAGCACTTGGGGCAGGCTTTTTACCATATTCATTTTGTTTGCAGGGGTTAGTTTTTTTATGTATATCGCTGGCGGAGTTGTACAATTTATGCTTGAAGGGCATATACAAAATATGCTGGGGAGGAGAAAATTGGATAAAGTTATTGGAAAATTAAAAAATCATTATATTGTTTGCGGGTATGGAAGAATTGGCAGAGTGTTATGTGGAAAGCTTGTTGCAAAACCTATAGATATCGTAGTCATAGATAAAAATGAAGAGTTAGTTGAAATAATGAAAGAAGACGGAGTAACTTATATTATTGATGATTCTTTGCATGAAAGTACTCTTATACGAGCTGGAATTCATAAGGCAAAAGCTTTAATAGCAGTTTTAAGCACAGATGCTGAGAATGTTTTTTTAGTGCTTACAGCGCGTCAGTTAAATCCAGATATTTATATCATGGCGCGATCATCTAATAATGAAACAAAATCGAAATTAATTGCAGCTGGAGCTACAAGTGTTGAATCTCCTTATGATATTGGAGCCATAAGCATGGCTCAACGGGTTCTTAGACCGACTGTTACAAATTTTCTTGATATGGCTTTTACAGATAATAGAAAAGAAATTTTAATGGAAGAGATTGCAATTAATGCCAAGTCGAGTCTGATAAATTTAAATTTAAAAAATTCAGGAATACGACAAACATTCAATTTAATAATAATTGCTATAAAAAAGTCCAATGGGGATATGCTTTTTAATCCATCCTATGAGTATGTACTATCTGATGGAGATACAGTAATAGCAGTAGGGGAGGCGAGTAATCTTTTAAAATTGGAAAAAGTATTGGATCCTTAA
- a CDS encoding protein-L-isoaspartate(D-aspartate) O-methyltransferase: MRDENLKFERMREDMVSKQIEARGIKDPNVIAAVKKVPRHLFVPEALMDQAYGDFPLPIGEHQTISQPYMVALMTEALEVTKDDRVLEIGMGSGYQAAILASIVFRVYTIERIYSLFLKTRKLFDALQYYNIVSKYSDGTLGWKDQSPFDAIIVTAGAPNVPQTLIDQLAVGGRLIVPAGDKYSQELIKIVKTEQGIKQINLGSCRFVKLIGEYGWKD, encoded by the coding sequence ATGAGAGATGAAAATTTAAAGTTTGAGCGCATGCGCGAAGATATGGTTTCAAAGCAGATAGAGGCAAGAGGCATAAAAGATCCTAATGTTATAGCTGCTGTAAAAAAAGTTCCGAGACATCTTTTTGTTCCTGAAGCCTTAATGGATCAAGCCTATGGAGACTTTCCATTACCTATAGGTGAGCACCAAACCATATCTCAACCTTATATGGTCGCCTTAATGACAGAAGCATTAGAAGTAACTAAGGACGACAGAGTTTTAGAAATTGGAATGGGTTCCGGTTATCAAGCAGCAATTCTTGCATCAATAGTATTTAGAGTTTACACTATTGAAAGAATATATTCCCTTTTTCTTAAAACAAGAAAACTTTTTGATGCTCTTCAATATTACAACATAGTCTCAAAATATTCAGACGGAACTTTAGGCTGGAAAGACCAAAGTCCTTTTGATGCAATTATTGTAACAGCAGGAGCTCCTAATGTCCCTCAAACTTTAATAGATCAACTCGCTGTTGGAGGACGACTTATTGTTCCAGCTGGAGATAAATATTCTCAAGAACTAATTAAAATTGTTAAAACTGAACAAGGAATAAAACAGATTAATCTTGGAAGCTGTAGATTCGTAAAATTAATAGGCGAATATGGATGGAAAGATTAA
- a CDS encoding hydrogenase, whose product MNLIFFSVCLLIVGGMSPLFLYRRFDFMKTISISFICSGCLIGVISGLHSLFYPINIYITFDFFHYFKIVFFKIAFKMDHLSAFFTICICFISSLGAIYSFHYLNHPEKSFRTAVSYFFYSLLTISMLGVVTANNIITFALSWELMSLASFCLVLYEYDKKETIKAGYLYFVFTHAGAMFIFMAFGIIYAFTGSLEFKDLSYLSFNVKIIIFILTFIGFGAKAGVFPLHIWLPYAHPAAPSHVSAVMSGVMIKTGIYGILRIYSLLGTNIPIFGYITLIAGLSSGVLGIIYALGQHDLKKLLAYSSVENIGIILIGIGIGMIGQSKGNLAMAVFGFSGGLLHVLNHALFKSLLFMGAGMVLKTTGTSSIDQLGGLMKNMKTAGVTFLIGSIAICGLPPFNGFISEILIYFAGFKGLSSSPDVFVLSILAIISLAVIGALAIACFTKVIGIVFLGEPRTDKALKTNAENETSLKIPLILICFICLSIGLLPQIFVKMSFQGISTFGISVDESNLSYLKLISDVSFMSIIFFIIIGGMVAFRQLIYKGKNIVNAPTWGCGFTKPSEKLQYTAASYAFSIIEFYKPVAPVQQNYSANNDIFPKSSHFYSQISDIAEKWLVKAIVTPILIFFNKQHWIQHGDIHLYIGYILLTIVILLFFV is encoded by the coding sequence ATGAACTTAATTTTTTTTTCCGTTTGTTTATTAATAGTCGGCGGCATGTCCCCTCTTTTTCTTTACCGACGTTTTGACTTCATGAAAACAATTAGTATCTCTTTTATATGTTCAGGATGCTTAATTGGAGTTATATCAGGGCTACATAGTTTATTTTATCCCATAAATATCTACATTACTTTTGATTTTTTTCATTATTTTAAAATAGTATTTTTTAAAATAGCATTTAAAATGGATCATCTTTCGGCTTTTTTTACAATCTGCATTTGTTTTATTTCTTCGTTAGGCGCTATTTATAGCTTTCATTACCTAAATCACCCAGAAAAATCTTTTCGAACGGCTGTAAGTTATTTTTTTTATAGTTTGTTAACAATTTCAATGTTAGGAGTTGTTACAGCCAATAATATAATTACATTCGCGTTATCTTGGGAATTGATGTCTTTAGCTTCCTTTTGTTTAGTTCTTTACGAATACGACAAAAAAGAAACAATTAAAGCTGGATATTTGTATTTTGTTTTTACACACGCTGGAGCCATGTTTATTTTTATGGCTTTTGGAATTATCTATGCTTTTACTGGAAGCTTGGAGTTTAAAGACTTATCATATTTATCGTTTAATGTTAAAATTATTATATTCATTTTAACTTTTATTGGATTTGGAGCAAAAGCTGGAGTTTTTCCATTACATATATGGCTGCCTTACGCTCATCCTGCTGCTCCCAGTCATGTATCAGCTGTTATGTCGGGTGTAATGATTAAAACTGGTATATATGGCATTTTAAGAATTTATTCTTTATTAGGAACTAATATCCCAATTTTTGGATACATTACTCTTATTGCTGGGTTATCATCAGGGGTACTAGGTATTATTTACGCACTTGGACAGCATGATTTAAAAAAGCTTCTCGCTTATTCAAGTGTAGAAAACATCGGTATTATTTTAATTGGGATTGGAATTGGAATGATTGGTCAGTCAAAAGGCAATCTGGCTATGGCGGTATTTGGATTTTCTGGAGGACTTCTTCATGTCCTGAATCATGCTTTATTTAAGTCATTACTTTTCATGGGTGCTGGAATGGTTTTAAAAACAACAGGGACAAGCTCTATTGACCAATTAGGCGGTTTGATGAAAAATATGAAAACTGCCGGAGTAACATTCTTGATAGGCTCTATTGCAATCTGCGGACTTCCACCTTTTAATGGTTTTATAAGCGAGATTTTAATTTATTTTGCTGGATTTAAAGGACTATCTTCATCTCCAGATGTTTTTGTACTATCAATCCTTGCAATTATTTCACTTGCAGTTATTGGCGCGCTTGCTATTGCATGTTTTACTAAAGTAATAGGAATTGTTTTTCTTGGAGAACCAAGAACTGACAAAGCTTTGAAAACAAATGCTGAAAATGAAACATCCTTAAAAATTCCTTTAATATTAATATGTTTTATATGCTTATCTATTGGTCTTCTACCGCAAATTTTTGTTAAAATGTCTTTTCAAGGAATATCGACTTTCGGGATATCTGTAGATGAATCAAACTTGAGTTATTTAAAATTAATAAGTGATGTTAGTTTTATGTCCATTATTTTTTTTATAATTATCGGGGGCATGGTTGCATTTCGACAACTAATCTACAAAGGAAAAAATATTGTCAACGCTCCAACATGGGGATGCGGATTTACAAAGCCCTCAGAAAAACTTCAATATACGGCTGCTTCCTATGCCTTTTCAATTATTGAATTTTATAAGCCCGTAGCGCCTGTGCAACAAAATTATTCCGCTAATAATGATATATTTCCAAAATCTTCACATTTTTATTCACAAATTTCGGATATAGCAGAAAAGTGGCTTGTTAAAGCTATAGTTACTCCAATTTTGATTTTTTTTAATAAACAGCACTGGATTCAACATGGTGATATACATCTCTACATTGGCTATATACTGCTTACTATTGTTATTCTTCTATTTTTTGTATAG
- a CDS encoding NADH-quinone oxidoreductase subunit H yields the protein MESLILLILAMACAPFFSALILKVKAFFAGKKGPPIFIYYYTLTKLLKKSSVYSDSTTFIFKISPLISISSATIALTFFPIAGQPSIFSFEGDIIMVLYLFGLAKFFTILAALDTGSPFEGMGASREAYFSILAEASLFMILIFFYSLSKSLSLSHILAGNNTLTLWKLSESSLIFIIASLFMILLVENSRVPIDDPATHLELTMIHEVMILDNSGPDMAIIEIASCFKLLFYSSFLSLFIFPFELKNQFLNILCFFITLGVVYVSIGITESIMARYKMNKIPKFILTSFALAVFATILVWR from the coding sequence ATGGAATCTTTAATATTATTAATTCTCGCTATGGCTTGCGCTCCATTTTTTTCAGCTTTAATTTTAAAAGTAAAAGCTTTTTTTGCAGGTAAAAAAGGCCCTCCTATTTTTATTTATTATTACACATTAACAAAGCTGCTAAAAAAAAGTTCAGTATATAGCGATAGCACAACCTTTATTTTTAAGATAAGTCCACTTATCTCCATAAGTTCAGCTACAATTGCACTAACATTTTTTCCTATAGCTGGACAACCTTCTATTTTTTCTTTTGAAGGTGACATTATCATGGTGCTATATTTATTTGGACTTGCAAAATTTTTTACTATTTTGGCAGCGTTGGATACAGGTTCACCATTTGAAGGTATGGGAGCTTCAAGGGAAGCTTATTTTTCCATTCTTGCTGAAGCTTCATTGTTCATGATTTTAATATTTTTTTATTCATTGAGTAAATCTCTTAGTCTTTCCCACATACTTGCCGGAAACAATACTCTTACTTTATGGAAACTCTCTGAATCTTCTCTTATTTTTATTATTGCTTCTTTATTTATGATTCTTTTAGTTGAAAATTCAAGAGTTCCGATAGACGATCCTGCTACACATCTTGAATTGACTATGATACATGAAGTAATGATACTCGATAACAGCGGTCCAGATATGGCAATTATAGAAATAGCCTCATGTTTTAAACTTCTTTTTTACTCAAGTTTTCTATCGCTTTTTATTTTCCCGTTTGAACTAAAAAATCAATTTTTAAATATTTTATGTTTTTTCATTACTCTTGGAGTAGTTTATGTCTCAATAGGTATTACCGAATCTATAATGGCCAGATACAAAATGAATAAGATTCCCAAATTTATATTAACGTCATTTGCTTTGGCTGTTTTTGCAACTATTTTGGTTTGGAGATAA
- a CDS encoding NADH-quinone oxidoreductase subunit K yields MTNFTDIIFSLILLSVLSSLISSRILVLVKVIAFQGLLISLSPFFINEKLSIVNIGFSMLMIGVRAVMIPTFIYFAVKKMAVKKEVEPIVGYHASIFAGLIFIVFATFISNKFHLPEIQCNKLLLPTAITTLLSGMFLLMTRRKAITMIMGYIIMENGIYLTGMTLPETTQHIIEFGILLDILVGVMLMGIVIHNINRTFNDIDTDLLKNLKD; encoded by the coding sequence ATGACAAACTTCACTGATATAATATTTTCGCTTATCTTATTATCCGTCCTATCATCTTTAATTTCCAGCAGAATTTTAGTATTAGTTAAAGTCATAGCTTTTCAAGGTTTGTTGATTTCTCTTTCCCCTTTTTTTATTAATGAAAAATTAAGCATAGTTAACATTGGTTTTTCAATGCTGATGATAGGAGTAAGAGCTGTAATGATTCCCACCTTTATTTACTTTGCCGTAAAAAAAATGGCCGTAAAAAAAGAAGTTGAGCCTATTGTAGGCTACCATGCGTCTATTTTTGCTGGACTTATATTTATAGTATTTGCCACATTTATAAGTAATAAATTCCATTTACCCGAAATTCAATGCAATAAATTACTTCTACCTACAGCGATTACAACACTTCTTTCCGGAATGTTTCTTTTAATGACAAGACGTAAAGCCATTACAATGATAATGGGTTACATTATAATGGAAAACGGAATTTATCTTACAGGTATGACCCTTCCAGAAACAACTCAGCATATAATAGAATTTGGAATTCTTTTAGATATTTTAGTCGGAGTAATGCTCATGGGAATTGTTATACACAATATTAATAGAACATTTAATGATATTGATACGGATTTGTTAAAAAATTTAAAGGATTAA